The window tgacagattctgtttttcgtgtgttgtttgcttattttgatgaatctatggctttaaaatagtttataatccatagagaagttgaaatacagtaggtttaacaccaatataaataaagaatgagttcattacagtaccttgaagtggtcttttgttttctttcgctaacagagctcacgagttttctattttgagttttgtgttgtgaagttttcaagttttgggtgaattcttttgatggatcatggaacaaggagtggcaagagcctaagcttgggtatgcccatggcacccccaagataatccaaggacaccaaaaagtcaaagcttggggatgctctggaaggcatcccctcttttcgtccacttccatcggtaatttacttggagttatatttttattcaccaacatgatatgtgttttgcttggagcgtcttgtattatttgtgtctttgtgtcttagtattacacaatcatccttgctgtacacaccttttgagagatccatacatgaaataaaatttgatagaatactctatgtgcttcacttatatcctttgagctaagtagttttgctctatgtgcttcacttatatcttttgagctagataattttgctctatgtgcttcacttatatcttttgagcgttataattttgctctatgtgcttcacttagatcttttagagcacggtggtggattcgttttaaagaaactattgatctctcatgcctcacttaaattattttgagagtctcttactagcatggtaatttgcttaataataatatgcttggtattcaagatttgcgaaactttattttgagtgtgttgaatactaagaaaagattgaagcatgataattgttttgaaatatggtggtgataatattaaagtcatgctagttgagtggttgtgaatttaaagaatacttgtgttagagtttgtgattcccgtagcatgcacgtatggtgaaccgttatgtaacaaagtcggagcatgatttgtttattgattgtcttccttatgagtggcggtcggggatgagcgatggtcttttcctaccaatatatccccctaggagcatgcgcgtagtactttgctttgaatacttctagatttttgcaataagtatatgagttctttatgactaatgttgagtccacggattatatgcactctcacccttccacctttgctagcctctctaataccgcgcacctttcgccgatatcatacacctatcatataccttcctcaaaacagccaccatacctacctattatggcatttccatagccattccgagatatattgccatgcaactttccaccatctagttcatcatgacacatccatcattgtcatattgcttagcatgatcatgtagttgacatagtatttatggcaaagccaccattcataattctttcatacttgtcactcttgattcattgcatatcccggtacaccgccagaggcattcatatagagtcatactttgttttagtatcgagttgtaatcattgagttgtaaataaatagaagtgtgatgatcatcatttaatagagcattgtcccaaaaaaagagaaaggccaaagaaaaaaaaagaggcccaaaaaagggcaatgctactatccttttttccacacttgtgcttcaaagtagcaccatgatatagcgagtctcatatattgtgcttcaaagtagcaccatgttcttcatatagagagtctcatatgttgtcacttccatatactagtgggatttttacgttatagaacttggcttgtatattccaacgatgggcttcctcaaattgccctaggtcttcatgagcaagaaagttggatgcacacccactagtttcttttgttgacctttcatacatttatagctctagtgcatccgttgcatggcaatccctactcactcacattgatatctattgatgggcatctccatagcccgttgatacgcctagttgatgtgagaccatcttctcctttttgtcttctccacaaccaccattctattccacctatagtgttatgtccatggctcacgctcatgtattgcgtgaagattgaaaaagttttgaaaaagttagagtatgaaacaattgcttggcttgtcatcggggttgtgcatgatttaaatactttgtgtggtgaagatggagcatagccagactatatgattttgtagggataactttctttggccatgttattttgagaagacataattgttttgttagtatgcttgaagtattattattttctatgtcaatataaacttttgtcttgaatctttctaatctgaatattcataccacaattaagaagatttgcattgaaattgtgccaagtagcactccgcatcaaaaattctctttttatcatttacctactagaggacgagcaggaattaagcttggggatgcctgatacgtctccaacgtatctataattttttattgctccatgctatattatctactgttttggactatattgggctttatttttccacttttatattatttttgggactaacctattaaccggaggcccagcccagaattgttgttttttgcctatttcagtgtttcgaagaaacgaaatatcaaacggagtccaaacggaataaaatcttcgggaacgtgattttctcaccgaacgtgatccaggagacttggactctgctccaaggaacaaaagaggcggttacgagggtgggggcacgccccctgcctcatgggcccctcattgctcctccggcgtacttcttcctcctatatatacacacgtacccccaaacgatcagaataggagccaaaaacctaattccaccgccgcaactttctgtatccacgagatcccatcttggggcctgttccagagctccgccggaagagggccgtcatcacggagggcttctacatcatcatagcctctccgatgaagtgttagtagtttacctcagaccttcgggtccatagttagtagctagatggcttcttctctctctttgaatctcaagacaaagttctccccctctctcatggagatctattcgatgtaatcttctttttgcggtgtgtttgctgagaccaatgaattgtgggtttatgatcaagtctatctatgaataatatttgaatcttctctgaattcttttatgtatgattggttatctttgcaagtctcttcgaattatccgtttggtttggccaactagattggtagttcttgccatgggagaagtgcttagctttgggttcaatcttgcggtgtccttacccaatgacagaaggggcagcaaggcacgtattgtattgttgccatcgaggataacaagttggggtttatttcatattgcatgaatttatctctctacatcatgtcatcttgcttaaggtgttactctgtttttaacttaatactctagatgcatgctggatagcggtcgatgagtggagtaatagtagtagatgcagaatcgttttggtctacttgtcatggacgtgatgcctatatacatgatcatgcctagacattctcataattatgcacaattctatcaatttctcaacagtaatttgttcacccaccgtagaatacttatgctcttgagagaagccactagtgaaacctatggcccccgggtctattctcatcatatcaaactcgatcacttttatattgttttgctatttactttgcctttactttttactttgcatctttatatcaaaaataccaaaatattctatctatcagatctcactctcgtaagtgaccgtgaagggcttgacaacccctaatcgcgttggttgcgagcagctatcgctttgtgcaggtacgagggacttgagcatgggctcctactggattgataccttggttctcaaaaactgagggaaatacttacgctactctgctgcatcatcccttccttttcggggaaaaccaacgcaagctcaagatgtagcactacTGAGTACACAATCCTGACTAGCAAGCCACACCACCGACGACCACCACCAGTAGCACTCTATGATCATCGGCGGACTACAGCTCCTACCCCGCACAAGGAGGGACGCAACACTGGACACCATCCAAACTAGCAAGTAGATGCAGCGAGGGGCACCACCAGTAGCACCAAACCCCTGGCTCCGGCGAACTGCATCCGCTAACCCTAAACGAAGAAGAAAGGGCCCTAATACCGGCCGGCGACATGCCGCCGGCCTCTGCTGGAAACTACATTGGCTTACTGGCATAATCAAACTAGTCGGCACCTATGGCCGAGCTGCTTGGGCCCTCCAACCCCGCCGCGACACGGAGTGCCGTGCCGTCTAGGCCGGTGAGAGCCGCGAATGCGTCGATCTCCTTCTGGCTGATTGGCTCGTCGAAACGCTTGATGAAACTCTGAGCGGCCTCCTTCGTCATCGCCTCCTCTGGGCCAAGATCGCCCAGCGCCCGAACTAGACGCATAGTCGCACAATTGGCAACCGGGACATCGCATTTTGCTTCTGCCTGGCATGCGCTCCGCCTGGTAGGAGCAGTCGTCGGCGTCGCTTGTTTTTGGTGAACAGTCTTCGGGGTGATGGAGATCAGCGGCtgcgggacggtggagaagagggtGCGAGCCACCGCTGGCTTGTTCTGCCCCAGttctagcccccccccccaccatgGAAGCCAGGTCTTCAGCAGCAGCGGTTGGCAGGCTCTTCTTGGGGGCAGAGGTGAGCCATGCCCTGAGAGGGGTGCGGCTGCCAGTGCGGGCCGGGGTGCACGCCGTCCCCTGCACCTTGGTAACGGCAGGGGAGAAAGACAGTGGCTTGGCGAGCGCTGCTTCAGCAACAGCGTTGATCTCGAAAAGCATGTTGTCCGTCCAACGGGGAGGGGTGAGGGCGGTGTAGCGGTTTGTGAAGAATTTTGCCACTGGATCTTCAGGGCTAGCCATGTGTTGATCATCTCCAGGGGCGTCAGCATGCAGCGGCGCATCCCCCTGCTCATCAGCTTGTGGCAGAGTCTCCATGTCAGCCGCGGGTTGTGGGAGTGGATGTCCGTCCGCAGGCAGCAGCTGCTGGGGGAGCAGAGGCCTGGGTGGTGCAAGCAGCCGCACCGGACCTGGCTTTGGCCTCAGAGTGGCTGCAGGGAAGGGTGCAGCGTCGGCCTGGGCCTGGGGCGCCTGTCGTGGGAGCTGACGACGGTGGTGGCGCGGGCCAGGGGTCCTGCTGCGGTGGCGCTCCATGCTTGAGGATCGCGGCACCGATGAGGCCCTGCTCTGGCGCCCAATGCCGAGCAGGGTGTCCTTCCATGAGCGGCGGCTAGGGCCGCTCCCATCATCTTGGTCACCACGCCGAGACGGGGCTGGCATGCCCCGACAGCCCGTGGAGGTGACGCATGGGGCCGGCCTGCGCCTGGTAGGAGCTGTTGGTGGCGGGGGCGGGGCTTGCAGCAGAGGGGCCGGTGGAGGGGCTGGGGAAGCAGGTTGGAGCAGCATGTGGGCTGGTGCAGCAGCAGGGTAGGACGGTCGGCGATCTTCTACGTTGAAGGTCCAGTCAAGCGAGTTGACCTGAGGGAGAGGTCGGCGCTCGTTGTCCGATCCAGAGGACGGCAGCCCGCGTGGGGTCCAATCTTCTACGCGGTCGAGCTGGAAGAGCAGAGAGCTCCTCTCCCCCTCCGGAGGCTCTGGCACCGTGCGACTGGCCTACAGCGGGGGCGAGAAGCCCTGCATCTCCACCACGCGCCCAGCACCGTCTTCAAAGCAGGAGAGGCAGTGCCGGGTGGGGATGTCGGTGAGGCTCCACACCCGCGCCCAGCAGGCGAAGGTGCGCATGTCCCGACGCTCGCTGGTGTGGCTGTCAAGCCTGTCGATGATGCAGAAGCGGCCGAGCACCTCCTCCGCGCCCTCCAGCGTCCACATGTCCAGGGGCAGCCGCTCGATGATGATGCGGACATGCAGCAACCATTTCTGGCGAACAGCATGGTCGTCCGGCCTCCAAGGCTTGGTCCGGAAGGGCACCCCGTCGACGCTGATGGTGTTGTGGTGCAGGAGAGCGTCACGGTCGGCGGGAACATCAAAGTGGACGAGGAAGTCTTCCGGATGATGACGGGTGACACGCAGCAGGTGCAGGCCGATTCGCAGCAGGGCCTCAATGGTACGGCCCACCAGCATCGAGTTGGCGGCGTTGAAGCTGTCAGTGGCCGTTAGGAGCACGGCATGGTGCCTGAGGACGAAGCGGGCGTGCTCCATCGCCCTGGAGCGGATGACCACCCCATGGCTCTGGCGCTGGCGGTGAAGCGGGGATGCAGGGACGAAGGTGGCATCCATCGCCGTTTCCGGGGGCGGTGGCGGTTGCAGACGGATCGGAGGCGACGACGGAGGTGGTGCTACTGGGGTGGGGAAACGTAGTCGATCACGGACAGGGCCCCGGCCCGGCGGGGCAGCCGGGGCGCGGGGCGGGGCGCCGGCAGTCAGCAGCGATTTCTTGGCAGGGCACGCGCTAGATTGGTGGCCCGGGAGACGACAGGTGAGGCAGTGAGTTGGGTCTCTGCATTCAATCCTCCTGTGCTCCGAGCTAAGGCACCGCCAGCAGAGGCCCTTGCAACGCCTTAAGAAGGCCTTTCTAGCGGCTTCAATCTCCTGGTTCTGGCGGCGTTGGCGCATTGAAGGTGGAGGGGATTCCCATTACCCAGGGGATTGACGCGGCGCAGTTTCCTTGAATGCGCCTGCGTCCATCCATCCTCGGACACCGGCTGGAAAACAGTCGGGGATCCGGCACTGGCGGATGGGGGGATGATGATCAGGGAGCGCAGACTAGGACCTGGCAGATCAGCGGGCGCAGCGCATGGGGATGCCCAGGGATCCTGGGATCCGGGGCCATCAATGCCCGGAGCAACTACAATTGATTTCAGGCGAGCGACCTCACCAGTGCGAGGCAGCGGGCGGGCCAGCAGGGCAGGGGCAAGAACTACTGGATCTGGAGCGGGGTGCGCAGCCAAGCCTCGGGGAGGCGCAGAACACAGCGGATCCGCGGAGGCCGGCGGCAACGAGATGGGAGATGGAGAACCAGCATCAGATCTGACCTCACCTTCCACCGACGAGGCCCAGTCGAGTGTCTCCGAGTCCGCCGGGGGAGTCGGGGAGGGTGGGCGTGGACTGGGCATAGGCGCGGAGGGGGCTGGGGCACGCTACTGCCCGGCGGGCAAGGGGGGGGGCggtggccgccgcggccggagtgGCCAGCGGTGCAGGGCTGCGGGGAGAGCTCAGAGGTTGCGGTTTGATCTTGAGGACTCTTCATTTTTTATATGTAAAAGTGTTGATCTCTAATTGTAATGACCCGTAAAAACACTCGCAGCCGACAAACGGCGGAAAAAATCTACTAGCAGGTTTACACAATACTCCCTCCTTCGCAAAATATGAGATGAGGTTGACTTTTTTGGTCTTTATCGCTCAACTTTCACTATACTTTTCACTCATTTGTATGTCTACAAATTGGTATAAAAGGCATATAAAACAAAATTAATTTACAGGACAAATTTGATAGTACCATTTATACATGTTTAATTCATATACGTTTTGCTATGTACTATTCTTTCGTCTCAGAATGTAAGACTAGTGTCAaaaatcattttacactataggACAAAGAGAGTACGTGTATAAGATGTCGTGAAAAGTCAAGCATGCCTTATAtattttttcccgcaaaaaagaaaaagaaaaacatgcaTTACAGTTTAGGAGGGAAGGGGTGCAGTAGCCATGAAAACAAGATGGAGCTTTTTCTCCACGAACTTTCTGATCGTAACAAGCACATGGCGATCTCAAGTTGCCGCCGGTAGGTGGTAAAAATTAATAAACAACGCAAAAAAGGGTAAAAACAAACGTGACAAATCCATTCGAAAAGTGGGGATAATACTGTAATCCAGTAGCTCGACACTCTACTGATCGTACTTGCCGGCGTAGGAGCAGATTCTGACAGCCTGTTTGGTAAACACTTGGCAAGGGAATGGAAGTTTGCACAAAAATATTTATAAAGGGATTAGGCATGGAAGGTAGATTTTTACTTTCATTTTCTTGTTTGGCATATGATGAGAATTGGCATAGGATAAAACTCTCCTCACGAATTAACAGGGTATCCCTGGAAAGAAATCGGTGGGAATTGGCTTTCCCAACTTCCAGTCTCCTTCCCACTTAAACTTCCATTCCTTCTAATCAAACAGTGGATTTTTAATCTCCTTATCCCTTAACTCACATTCCCCATCTTTAATTCCTCTAAACCAAACACGCTGTGAGCCTCAGCCCGTCAGTCCAAGTCAATCAATCATAGCATGGTGAAGAAGATATGATTGATATATTAGTCGTTTAAAAATTGTACTAGATGAGACAGCGCCGTTGTAACAACCTCCTCTTTTGGACCCACCGATCACAGCCTGCTCCTCGCAGCGTACACgtcgacgccgtcgccgtcgccgtcgccggcgtgccggcggaCGAAGTCCGTCACCTGCGCGTTGAACTCCTCGGCGCAGTTAGTCTTGAACAGCTCCATCGCGTGGTACCCTGCGCCGTCCATCTGCGCCTCGACGGCCACCCCGGCCTTCCGCAGCGCATGCACCAGCACCCTCTGCCGGTCCCTCGGCGGGTCCTTCTTGCGGCCGAGCACCAGGCACGGCGGCAGCCTCCGCAGCCGCTCCGCCCCGACGCCGGCCAGCATGGCCTCCGGGTTGCAGTACTCGTGGTCCCGGTCGGCGCCCAGCGGCAGCGCGAGCTCCCAGAGCAGGTCGTTCGCCGGCAGCGGTAGGACGCGGTCGTCCAccgacgccgcctccgccgccgtcctctCCACGCCGCCGTGGTGCGCCTGGTTGAGTATCAGCCCCCGCAGCtgcacgccctcgtccaccgccgcCAGCGCCGCGCGGAACGCGATGCTGGCCCCGTTGTGGCAGCCCATTATGAAGATGGGCCTGCCCGGCGAGCCGGCGGCGTACGACCGCACCCAGCGGACGGCGTCGGCGGCGTCGTcgaaggcggcggggaggcggtgcTCGGGCGCGAGGCGGTAGTcgacggaggcgacggcggcgggcaCGGAGGCGGCCAGGACCGCGGCGTTGTTGTGGAACGGCTCGGAGGCCGCGCGGAAGAGCACGTAGCCGCCCCCGTGGAAGTAGACGATCAGCGGCAGCCTGCCGCCGCGGGGCGCCGTGGCCAGGCCCGGCACGAAGAGGCGCACGCTCGTGCCCTTGGCGTCATCGAGCGGGACGTCGTTGGAGTGGACAATGCGGCGCGCGGGGCCGCCGTCCGCGGTGGTGACCGCGACGGGCTCCCCCGAGGGCGCCGCCGGGAGGAGCTTCGCCTGGCCGTTGCGGGTGAGCGAGCCGTCCGGGTTGAAGCGGATGTTGAGGTACTTGTACGGGTCCATGGCTCTCACCACCCACCGCGTCGCTGTGAAAAGCTGCCGGCGAGGCGAGAACGGCGTCGACCTGGGCGCTGCTCTCAGTCTCAGTCACACGATACGGCGGTGGAGCTGCGCAGCTGAGCGCGGAGCGCATATATAGCTCGCGCGGACTGGAGCTGGCGCGCGGTTGCCGGTTGGTAGTTGCGAGGTGAGACTCGGCTTTGAGAAGCGCACTAGCGAGCTCGCACTGCTCCCACTGGAGAGCGACGCGGGCGCGCGCGTGACACCCGGGGCGTGGTGGTGGGTTGTCACATGATCGACGGGTGACGCCGCGGCGCCGTCCACACAGTGACACGGCGCGTGGGCTACAGCCGAAATCGGACGGCCGGGGGCGGCCGAGCCCCTCCAGAATTCTTACCTGAGATTGGACGGACGGATGGATGGACGGGAAAGCCGGGAAAGGAACCTGGCGGCGAGGGATCGATACCCCGGCTCGCCTGCCTGTCACCTGATTGATTGACCTTAATGGCGCGCCAGCTAAACGCCACATGCACCTTGTACGAGTGGCCGGCGTGCGGCCACCCCGGCCGTGCCGTGCCGTTACTGCTACTCTATCGTGCAACAGCGGCGAAGTGACGAGTGGTGAATGCTGATCCAGATCTACCGATCCGGCAATTAAATTTCTGAAAGAGAATGCTCGCAACAAGTGTACCGCCCGCTGCTTTGTTGCTCTTAAATTTGATTTGAAACAGTTCACATTTATTATCGTTTATTATCTCGGTCTCAAACGAGTGAACAACCAACATAACATAAGTACTGTCCTGCCCACTTTTCCTTTGCGGCGGCTACACAGGCGACCATGGAGTGAACTTTGATGTGATGCACAAATTTATCAACATGACAAATATGCACAGTAAACAACTTCTTCATTCGTAGTGAATTTTGAGGATAATATTAACCAACATGTAAACAGTGGAATAAACTCAAACAACATGCACATATGACAAATGATCTAATGTGGAAAAAAAATCTCCTATCTTCTTTTGCGGGTGGTTACAGCTCACATAATATGCATGACCCAGTACCACCTTCAGCTTCTCATTTGCAAACTTAGGACCCATTTGGACCACAGAAATTTTACAATATGTTTGACGCGTTTCACAAGTAACCATCGATTTGGTACAGAAAGAATTACTGTTTTATTGCCATCACTATACAACATTAATCAGATCAAAATCAGAATACCTACCAGGTCCCACTGCCAGGCGATCTCCGATGGTCGACTGCCAGGCAATCCCAGCCGGGGACTCGGCGattccgccgccgctgccgctgcggcTGTTACCGGGATCTCCAAGCCCTTCGGATGGGATCCGGCAACCGCCCGCGGTGGTTTCAAATCCGCGAGTGGATCCATCCCCTTCCCCGGTTTCTTCTTCGACGGAGGACGAGGATCGGGATCGGGGATTCAATAGTCCTACGAAATGGAAGGCTCGTTTTCGGGATAAGAATGCGATGGGGCGATGGATCAGTGGCATGATCTACTCACACCCGTCTCGTTGGACGACGATCCGTGATGATGAAGGAGATATTTTGGCCGGAAGGCATCTATCCGCGGAAGAAGATCTTCATATTGGTATGTGTTTCGTTATTGATTTGTTTCACATCGAGGTTATTGAGTGTGTGCAGGAACCCCCGGAGGTTGTAGAACAAATTGCCACTGTTGATCTCACGGAGGAATCCGATGGATCAAAGCCGACGCAAAGGGCGACGCGGCCGACACGGGAGACGCCCGTGGCGGCCACTCCGGGACTGCCGCCGGCGACCATCTCCGGTGTGGGATGCGTCGGTGGTAGGTTTTGGGCTCTCGCGGAGTCTGAACCAGAGGGCGAAGATGACGGGGACAGCGCCGGAGGTTCACCGGTAGCCTACTCGCCGACGCCGTCGTCGGTGATATGCGAGGCTTTCGACCTTGGCTACTCGGAAGACGAGGTGGCTGCCATAGTCGATGGCAGTGTGCCAGTTGATGATCCTGCATGGCAAGGTTTGGGACCAGAGGACAAGATCGAGATCGTGCGTCGGATGGTTCATAGGCGGACGGCGGCAGCGGCGATCCGGCCATGGAAGGAGCCGATCCCAAAGGTAAGTCTCCCTAAACCAACTTTGTCTGATTTCATTACTGAGGGGTCCTGGATAGTGGTGAAGAGGAAGAAGTCTCGGCGTTCATTGGTGGCacaggcgccggcgccggcgatcgACAGAACCAGCGTTATCCGTGCCGATCGGATCTCGCGTTTGAATTTTTTGCTTAACGCTGATGGGCTTCAACCGGAAGAAGGTTCGGACGGCTCATCCGAGGTTGCGCCTTTGGGCCAACGGTTTTTTACTAAGGTTGGGCCAGGACTAGCTGGGTTACAGACCCAGGCAAAACCGGCCGACCTCGACGTACAGGAGATCGCATCGGATCGACTGCCATCTCATGCACGATCATCGTCCAGCTTCCAATACGTATGCACTAGGGTTCGCCGCTGCGGGCACGTTGGATTTCCGCCGACTGTGGTGCGTCGGCTGAAGCGAGATCCTGCGGTTGCTGCCGACGTCATGCCGCCCAAGGCCCCGCCGCCGGCCaagggaccgcctccggcgaagccGCCTGCGAGGGTTGCGCCGGGGGGTCCGGCTGCGACTGCGCCTGCAGCGGCGGCGGCTTCGACACCGGCGCCGGCTGCGTCGGCTGTA is drawn from Triticum dicoccoides isolate Atlit2015 ecotype Zavitan chromosome 4A, WEW_v2.0, whole genome shotgun sequence and contains these coding sequences:
- the LOC119285135 gene encoding probable carboxylesterase 8, giving the protein MDPYKYLNIRFNPDGSLTRNGQAKLLPAAPSGEPVAVTTADGGPARRIVHSNDVPLDDAKGTSVRLFVPGLATAPRGGRLPLIVYFHGGGYVLFRAASEPFHNNAAVLAASVPAAVASVDYRLAPEHRLPAAFDDAADAVRWVRSYAAGSPGRPIFIMGCHNGASIAFRAALAAVDEGVQLRGLILNQAHHGGVERTAAEAASVDDRVLPLPANDLLWELALPLGADRDHEYCNPEAMLAGVGAERLRRLPPCLVLGRKKDPPRDRQRVLVHALRKAGVAVEAQMDGAGYHAMELFKTNCAEEFNAQVTDFVRRHAGDGDGDGVDVYAARSRL